Genomic window (bacterium (Candidatus Blackallbacteria) CG13_big_fil_rev_8_21_14_2_50_49_14):
TGATTTCAACCCAGTCTTTTACTGCGGGTTTGAGAGGATCGATGGCTACGATGCGTTTTCGCGGGGCCTTTAAATCGGTTTCGAGATAAAATCTGCCTGCCTGGTAATCAATCACCGTATAGCTGGCATCTGCCTGATCCAGCAATCTGACAATCGGGCCATTCTTCTGAAGATCTTTGTAATACAGTCGGTTTTCTGGTTCGGTTCCCTTTGACCCATAGAGCAAGAGAAATCTGCCGTCTTCGGTGAGGGTTGGGTAAAACGAAAGCTCTGGCAGGTCTGGCCGGGCATAAATTTCGAGATCCTCACTGACAAGAGAATTCAAACGATGCCAATATACCTTGTTGTTTAAATACTGTTCTTTTTCAGGCACGGTTCCAGGCTGGGGATAGCGATTGTAAAAAAAACCTGAATTGTCATGTTTCCAGGCTATGCCAGAGAATTTTAAGTCTTTTAAGACTTCAGGAAGATCCTTACCTGTTTGAAGATCGCGAATTCTGACCTCCTGCCAATCACTGCCACTCTGTGAAAGTGCATAGGCCATATAGCGGCCATCGTGGCTGAATTTAAGATCAGAAACGGCTACCGTGCCATCTTTGCTGAGCTGATTTGGATCCAAAATCAGGCTGGCTGAATCCGTTAAGCTCTTTTGATAATACAGAACCGATTGATTCTGAAGGCCATTGTTTTTCCAAAAGGCATAGGCTTTTCCTGCTTTAAAGGGCACACCCGTACGGGGATAATTTTGCAGCGTTTCCAAGCGCTTGAAGATCTGTGCGCGTTGCGGAAATTGATTGAGATAATTTTGGGTTAATTTATTTTCGGCTTCAACCCAGGCTTTGGTTTCGGGGCTGTCGATATTCTCGAGCCAACGGTAAGGGTCGGCAACTGAAGTGCCGTGATAATTTTCGATCAGAGGGTGCTTGGGAGCTTCAGGGTAGGCGTAAGCGAGAGCTGGGGCTGTGAATCCATTCAATACGAAGCAGAGCGTCAGAAGGCGCCATTTGAGTTTCTGCATTTATTCCATCTCCGATTCAGAATTGGCGTGCGGTAAAGGCTTTATGAAATAATACCCCTCTAAGCCCTGTTTAAAACCTAAACTCAGAAAAAGATTTTCGTGGCCGGGCTGGGCTCCGATGAACAAGCTGGTCGGAGAGATCTCACAGGCCCGAAGCAGCAATTCTGAAAGAATTTCTTGTCCTGGATAATCCGGGTGAATGAGAATGTCTGGGAGGGTGCTGAAAAAATAACCATCGGAGAGAATTCTGACGCAGCCCACCAATTTGTGATGATCCCAGGCGCAAATATTGACGGTATTTTGTAGGGCCCGCGCGGTTTGCAGCCTGTCGAAATGCTGTCTCAGTACCCGTTCGGCGAGTTTGAGAAAAGCGTCAGCGGTGAGGTGGGTATCGTCACTGCGGTACAGGATAGAGTGGGCTTCGTTGGGGTTCATCAAAAACTATCCTCTGCTTATTTTGGCGAATTCGGAGCTGCGCCACTTTGATCGGCTTCTGTGGCCAGGGCGACATTTTTAATATTGGCTTTGCGCAGCAGCGAGAGCACTTGAACCACGTATTCATAGGCCAGATTTTTGTCGGCAGCCAATACCACGCGACGGTTTAAATTGCCTTTGAGCTCACGCTGGATTTCAGAAACCAAACCAGAAACAGTGACGGAACGCTCATTGACGAAGACCGTGCCTGAATCGTTGATCGAGACCATCACATCTTCCATGCTGACAGAGTCTTGAGAGCCTGAGGCCGGTAAATTGGTTTGGATCGCGCTTTGAACAGAGGGCAGAAAAGCCATGACGGCCAAAAACAAGACCAAAATCATCATCACGTCGATCATCGGGATGATTTCAAAGCGAATTTCTTTACGACGCTTACTGCGTCCATTGCTGAACATGCTTGGATTTGCCTGGAACTTAAGGTATAATTCTCATCCATCATAGCACCAATTCAAGCAAAAAGGCAGAATTCCGAAAGCATGACAGCATCAATGAAAACCCTGCTGCTGGCTACCTTTCTGGCGGCCTGTAGCGCCTGTCAGATTAAACCACCTGTGGATCAAGACAAGTATATTGTTTTTGGGAAATCGAAAGACGCTGTCACCCTCGATCCTGCAGATACCACAGATGGAGAATCCTCTGCTGTTGTTCTGAATATTTTTGAGCCGCTCTTGCGTTTTCAACGTGAAAAAACCCTGGTGGAACCCTGCTTGGCTACTTCCTGGCGTGTTTCTGAGGACAAGCTCACCTGGACCTTTCAATTGCGTAAAGGGGTCAAATTTCATGATGGAACCCCTTTGACCGCTGAAGCCGTAAAATTTAATTATGATCGACAAATGGATGAGAAAAGCCCCTGGCGCTTCAAAGGCAAAATGGAATATTGGCATCTTTTCTTTGGGGCGGTTGAGAAGATTGAAGCCCCAGCTGAAGACACCCTGGTCTTTCATCTGAAGCAGGCCGATGCGACCTTTATGACCAATTTGGCGCTGTTTAATATGGGCATTGCCAGCCCCGCTGCGATTCAGAAATACGGCGAAAATATTTTTAAGAATCCAGTCGGCACAGGTCCCTACCGCTTTAAAAAATGGGTTCGCAACGAAAAGATTATGTTGACGCGGAATCCGGATTATTGGGGCGAAGCTCCCAAAATAGATTTGTTAATCTATAAACCGGTTCCCGACAATGCGGTCAGATTGCTAGAGCTTGAAAATCACTCCATCGATGTGCTGGATGGGATCAACCCCGATGATGTGCCGCGAATTCGCAAGAATCCCAGCTTGAAATTGATTACCCAACCCGGCTTGAACGTGGGCTATCTTGCCTTGAACAATGCCAAGAAACCCTTTGACAATGTCAAGGTTCGCCAGGCGATCAATTACGCGATCAATAAACCCGCTTTGGTGAAAGCGTTCTTTGCCGAAGGAACCCTGGGCACAGTTGCTGTGAACCCAATGCCCCCGACTGTTTGGGGCTATAATAGCCAGATCAGGGACTATGATTATAATCCTGAAAAGGCAAAAAAACTTTTGAGAGAGGCAGGGTATCCGGAGGGCTTTAAAGCCAAACTCTGGACCATGCCGATTGCAAGACCCTATATGCCCCAACCGCAACGCATTGCTGAAGCCATTCAAGCAGATTTGAAAACAGTGGGCATCGAAACACAAATTGTTTCATTTGAATGGGGAACCTATCTCGATAAATTGTCAAACAGCGAGCACGATATGGCGCTCGCCGGTTGGATTGGCGATAACGGAGATCCTGATAATTTTCTGTATACCTTGCTCGACAAGGACAATACCGTCAAAGGATCTGCCGCGAATTATGCCTTTTATCAAAGTCAGGCGGTACATGAACTCTTGGTCAAAGCCCGTACGGTCTATGACCAATCAGAACGTACCCAGCTCTATGAACAGGCCCAAGTGCTGATTAAACAGGATGCACCTTGGGTTCCGCTCTTTCATTCCACGCAGATGATGGCCACTTTGGCTGGGGTAGAAGGTTTTTACCTGCATCCCGTGGGAGAGAAAAAATTTAATTCGATTTACTGGACCAAAGGAAGGAATAAATAAATGGAACGTACCTTTTTAGCAGTTAAACCCGATGCCGTGCAACGCGGTCTCGTGGGTGAAATCATTGGCCGTTTTGAAGCCCGTGGATACAAACTTGTGGGCATGAAGATGATGCAGGTTTCTCGTGAAACCGCAGAAACCCATTATGGTGAGCACAAGGGCAAGCCCTTTTTTGATGGCCTTGTTGACTTTATTACCTCTTCTCCAATCGTTGCCATGGTTTGGGAAGGCAAGAATGTGATTCTGGCTGCGCGTAAAATGATGGGCGCTACCAATCCCCAGAACGCTGAGCCCGGCACCATCCGTGGTGATTTTGCCGTCGATTTCGGTATGAACGCAATTCACGGTTCAGATTCGCCTGAATCTGCAGCCCGTGAAATTGGCATTTTCTTCAAACCTGAAGAAGTGATCAGTTGGGATCGTGCCAACGATCGTTGGATTATTGAATAAATTTCATTGAATGAAGGGGAGAGGGTTCTGCCTTCTCCCTTTTTTATGCCTGTTTTTATCGACCCAAGCAAGTTTTTGAATATCAGACGATATAACCTGGATATAATACAAACTTAACCAGGTAGCTATGCCCAGTATTGCAGCACTTCATCCCAGCCAGAACCTCCCCCCCCAAACGGCTATTCGCTCCCAAGCGGTTCAAACAACGCAAAAGTCTCAGGCCATTCAATCGCCTCAAGACCAACTCAAATTGAGCGGCAAAGCTGCCCCTGGCCCTTTACCCCGTGACGGCATCCTGTTTTTGGGCATGAATCCTCAGTCCAGTAACGAAC
Coding sequences:
- a CDS encoding GNAT family N-acetyltransferase, coding for MNPNEAHSILYRSDDTHLTADAFLKLAERVLRQHFDRLQTARALQNTVNICAWDHHKLVGCVRILSDGYFFSTLPDILIHPDYPGQEILSELLLRACEISPTSLFIGAQPGHENLFLSLGFKQGLEGYYFIKPLPHANSESEME
- a CDS encoding ABC transporter substrate-binding protein, whose product is MTASMKTLLLATFLAACSACQIKPPVDQDKYIVFGKSKDAVTLDPADTTDGESSAVVLNIFEPLLRFQREKTLVEPCLATSWRVSEDKLTWTFQLRKGVKFHDGTPLTAEAVKFNYDRQMDEKSPWRFKGKMEYWHLFFGAVEKIEAPAEDTLVFHLKQADATFMTNLALFNMGIASPAAIQKYGENIFKNPVGTGPYRFKKWVRNEKIMLTRNPDYWGEAPKIDLLIYKPVPDNAVRLLELENHSIDVLDGINPDDVPRIRKNPSLKLITQPGLNVGYLALNNAKKPFDNVKVRQAINYAINKPALVKAFFAEGTLGTVAVNPMPPTVWGYNSQIRDYDYNPEKAKKLLREAGYPEGFKAKLWTMPIARPYMPQPQRIAEAIQADLKTVGIETQIVSFEWGTYLDKLSNSEHDMALAGWIGDNGDPDNFLYTLLDKDNTVKGSAANYAFYQSQAVHELLVKARTVYDQSERTQLYEQAQVLIKQDAPWVPLFHSTQMMATLAGVEGFYLHPVGEKKFNSIYWTKGRNK
- a CDS encoding nucleoside-diphosphate kinase, which produces MERTFLAVKPDAVQRGLVGEIIGRFEARGYKLVGMKMMQVSRETAETHYGEHKGKPFFDGLVDFITSSPIVAMVWEGKNVILAARKMMGATNPQNAEPGTIRGDFAVDFGMNAIHGSDSPESAAREIGIFFKPEEVISWDRANDRWIIE